GCCCCCGGCCGACCAGGGATTCGGCCAATCGCACCTCGGCCACATGCTCACTTTCCCACGGGTGGAGACGCACGAGAACCGGACCTACACCCAGCGCCTCGATGAGTTCGAGCTGCGCCTCGAGGTCCGGCTCCCGCGGGCGCAACGCGAGCCCAATGCCCCCGAACGCGGTCGGCCTCTCGTACAGGGCCGACTTGAGCTTTCGGTATCGACGTCTGACCTTCGCCGCAGACGCTGCCACGATTCCGAGATCACGGAGATGATCGGGACTGTCGGCAAGGCGGATGAAAAACTTCTCGCCGCGGCTCGCGTGCTGGTGCGGTTGGTCGGAGAGGTGGTCCCAGACCGCCTTGTCTCGCGACGAGACACCCTCCGAAGCCGCGGGTATGTGGGCATGGTGGGAGCCTCCATGTGCGTGACGGCGTTTCAAGCGCAGGAACGTGGTCCTTTTCTTGATCGCATGCTTGAGGATGAATCCGTTGACCGACAAAGCGTAGAACCACCAGCGGAACGAAAGCCGGGGAGGGACTTCCCCCCAATAGCCCCCGAGAAAGGCGGCCCGGTGTTCCCGCTCCAGCACCGGCAGGCGGCAGATATCACGGGTCCTTCGGAAGACGCCAGGCGAGCGTCCGGTCCGCGCCCGGTTGAAGTCGATCAGATAGAGGTCGAGGTCGTCCGCTTCACCGACGGCGAGGATGTTTCCCATCGAAAGGTCGCGGTAGAGAATGCCGGCGTCGTTGATCTCCCTCGCCAGCCGGCCGAGCCTGCCGAGAAAATCGATGTCCTCCACCTCCGGGAACTCCCCCGCCAGCGGTTCGTGGTTGAGTCGGCGAAAGAACTGACGCACCTCGACTGCATCGTTCAACCGCTCGGCGATGAAGAAGGACGGCCCCTCCAACTCGGCCGACTCGACCCAGAGGATCGGCTCCGGTGTCGGAAGGCCCACCCGGACCAGCTCCTTGGCGACCCTCCAGCTTCGCTCGGCCTTGCTGCCCCGGATGCGACGATCGAGCCGACTCTTCAGGCCTTGGTTCTTGAACTGTTTGACGACCACCGGCAGCCTGCCCGCAGGGGTGTTCATCTCGGCCGCATAGATGTAGTTCCGACCCCAGTGAATGGTCTCCGTCGCGCAGGAAGGATCGGTCAAGCGGGCGACCTCGCCTCCGACATCTTCAGGGCGGCGATCGGGCGCCACCTCACCGTAGAATTCCCCACAGTCGAAGGCATCGTACGGTGATCGGGCGTCTGCTGGCACCGGCGAAGGATAGCACCCGGGCTTCGCAATTAGGAATTAGGAGTTATGAATGAGGAATTCCCGCCCCTCCCCCCTGAGGCTTGGAGTCCGAGGGGGTGGGCGGCATTCCTAATTCCTCATTCCTAATTCTTCATTAGAAACTCCGTGGTTTCTTGGCGCCCTTTGCGCCTTGACGTTGGCAGCCGACTAGAGGACGAAGGAGCGCGCGAGGGTGTCGGCGATGGCGAGGCCTCTCAGGGTTGGTCGAAGTCGTGCGCCATCCACCAGGAGGTGGCCCGAATCGCTCAATCGATCGACCACCTCCGTGTTTGCAGCCATCAGATCAACAGCGTATCGATCCGCCAGGCGGTCGAGGTCGACGCCCTCCGAGGTTCGAAAGCCGAGCATCAATGTCTCGAGGACGAGCTGTTCTTCCGACGGCCGCTCGTCGTCCTCGACCGGTGCTTCCCGCGTCGCCAGTGCCTTCTGCCAGAGCCTCAGTCGAGGTCGGTTCCACCATCGCCGGCCGGCCGCGAACGAGTGAGCGGAGGGGCCCAAACCGAGGTACGGAGAGTGATCCCAGTATTTCTGGTTGTGCTTCGAACGGTGCTCGGGTGACGACGCGAAGTTGGAGACTTCGTAACCCTCGAAGCCGGCCTCGGTCAACACTTCGTGGGTGAGGAAAAAGAGCCGTTCCAGACGAACGTCCTCGAGCTGTTTCACCGTCCCCCGAGCCACCCTCCGCCCGAGGAGCGTCTTCGGGTGAATCGTGAGCTGGTAGCAGCTGAGGTGGTCCGTTCCGAGGCCGACGGCGGTCTCGAGCTGGGCTCGCCAGTGTTCCGGAGATCTCCCGTGAAGCCCGTACATGAGGTCGATCGACACCGTGCTGAAGCCAGCCCCCATGAGCTCGTCCACGGCGCGGAAGGCATCTTGGGCACTATGCCGGCGGCCGAGGACGCCGAGATCGGTATCGTCGAATGACTGAACGCCGAGGCTCACGAAATCGACCCCGAGACGGCGCCAGGCAGCGGCGCTCCGAGCATTCACGTCCTCCGGGTTTGCCTCGAGAAAAATCTCCACACCGCGAACCAGATCGAGATGCCAATCGAGCGCGTCCACGACCCGGGAGAGTTGTTCCGGGGACAACGAAGATGGAGTTCCGCCGCCGAAATACAGGGTGTCGAAGGTGAGCCCGATCTCCTCGTACATTTCGGCCTCACTGATCACGCCCTCGACCCATCCCTCGCGCCGTTCCTCACCTGCAATCGTCACCGCAAAATCACAATATGGGCAGACTGACGTGCAGAATGGAACGTGAACGTACAGGCCAGCGTTCTCCGGTGCCGAGGAAGTCACCGGTTACGCATTTCGGATTTCGGATTTCGGAGTTCGGATTTACGTTCAACCTCACCAATCCCGTCGCTCGGTCGATTCGCTCCCGCGGTCGCGATAACAGATGGAAACGTCATCCCGAATAAGACTGAAACGGGTGTTCGTATGGCATTCCGAATTCCGAATTCCTAATTCCTAATTCCTAATTCTTAATTCCTCATTCAATCTCTATCCGTCTTCAACACGGCAACAAACGCGGATTGCGGGATCTCCACCGACCCCACCATCTTCATCCGCTTCTTGCCCTTCTTCTGCTTTTCGAGGAGCTTTCTTTTGCGGGTGATGTCGCCACCGTAGCACTTGGCGGTCACGTCCTTGCGGTAGGCGTTGATCGTTTTGCGGGCGATGATGTCGCCTCCCACCGCACCCTGGATGGCGATCTTGAACTGCTGTTTGGGGATCGTATCCGCAAGCCTTTCGCAGTAATGCAGTGCACGAGCCCGGGCCTTTTCCTTGTGTACCAGCTGAGCAAGCGCGTCAACCGGTTCCCCGTTGACGAGGATGTCGACCTTGACCAGATCGGTCGGGCGGTAATCGAGCATTTCGTAGTCGAAGGATCCGTAGCCCTGGGTCACCGACTTGAGGCGATCGTAGAAATCGAAAAGGACCTCGGCCAGCGGCATTTCGGAGGTCAGCTCTACCCGGCCGACAGCGAGATAGTTGAAGGTCGTGTTCTCGCCTCGCCGCTCCCGGCACAGCTCCATCACCGGACCGACGTAACGCTCCGGCATCATGACCGACGCCTTGATATACGGCTCCTCGGAACTCTCGATGGACCCGCGATCGGGGTAGAGGCTGGGATTGTCCACCCACAGCTCCTGGCCGTCGGTCATCGTCACCCGGTAACGGACCGAGGGCGCCGAGAGGATGAGCGACAGATCGTACTCCCGCCGAAGCCGTTCCTGGACGACCTCGAGGTGGAGAAGGCCGAGGAAACCACAGCGGAAACCGAAGCCGAGGGCTGACGACGAGTCCTTCTCGTAGGTCAGAGCGGCGTCGTTGAGCTTGAGCTTTTCCAGCGCCTTCGTCAGGTCGGGATACTCGTCGGTCGACATCGGGTAGATCGACGAGAACACCACCGGCTTCGCCTCCTTGTAGCCGGGCAGCGGCTCGGCAGCAGATTCGTCCGCATCGGTGATGGTGTCCCCGATCGCGATGTCCGACACTGCCTTGACCCCCGCGATGACGTAGCCAACCATGCCCGCGGCCAATTCTTCGGTCGCTACCTTGTTGATCTTCAGGAGGCCGACTTCCTCGACGGTGTAGGTCTTGTCGGCGTGCATCAGAAGGATCTTCTGGCCGGGCCGCAGCGTGCCCTCCATGACCCGCACCAGTAGTACCGCCCCACGATAAGGGTCGTACTGGGCGTCGAAGATCAGCGCCTGTAACGGCGCCGAGGGATTTCCGCTCGGCGGCGGCAATCGCTGGACGATGGCCTCGAGGACCTCTTCGATGCCTTCGCCAGTTTTGGCCGAGCACAGCACGGCGTCATCGGCATCGAGGCCGAGATCCTCCTCGATCTCCTCCCTGACGCGATCGACGTCAGCCGCTGGCAGGTCGATCTTGTTGATGACCGGCACCATCTCGAGGTCGTGCTCGAGCGCGAGGTAGAGGTTGGCGACTGTCTGCGCCTCGACGCCCTGCGATGCGTCCACCAGGAGCAATGCTCCCTCGCACGACATCAGCGAGCGGCGCACCTCGTGCGAGAAGTCCACGTGCCCGGGAGTGTCGATCAGATTGAGCTTGTACGCCTTGCCATCACGAGCCGTGTAATCCAGGGTCACCGTGTTCGACTTGATGGTGATGCCTCGTTCACGCTCGATGTCCATCGAGTCGAGGATCTGGTCACGGAACTCGCGATCCTCCACCGCACCGCAGTACTGGATCAACCGGTCGGCAAGCGTTGACTTGCCGTGATCGATGTGCGCGATGATGCAAAAGCTGCGAACGTTGTCCAACAATTCCTCCCAACCCGCATTATTCAGGAAACCAGCCCGATCCGACAAGTTTTCCGCGGAGTCACCCTGCTACCGACCCGCATCCGGGTGAGGCTTTTGTTTTACAGGATCCTGACGCTCACTGCCCGCGAAGCGGTTATCCTGAGGCATGCGCGTTCTCATTGTCGAGGATGAGCCCGCCCTTCGCCAAGGCCTTTTGGATCTGCTCTCGGCAGCAGGGCATGAGGTCGCGGCCTGCGAAATGGGCAAGGATGCGATCGCGACTGGAACCGGAGAGGCCTTCGATCTGGTGCTGCTCGACCTCATGCTGCCGGACATCGATGGTGTCGAGGTCTGCCGGCGTCTCAAGCGGGCGCGTCCCTCATTGCACATCCTGATGCTGACCGCTCGCGGATCCGAGAACGACAAGGTCGCCGGACTCGAGGCCGGGGCCGACGACTACCTGACCAAGCCCTTCGCAGTGCGCGAGCTCCTGGCGCGGATCGACGCTCTCGGGCGCCGCTCGGCAGCAATCCCGGCAGACCCGGAGATCATCGAAGCCGACGGCTGCACGATGGACCTCGGGCGCCTGGTGGTCGATCGTGGCGACAATCCTGCTAGCCTCACGCCCCGTGAAGCCGGGATCCTGAGGTGGCTTCATCGACACCGCTCGCGGGCGGTTTCGCGGGCCGAGCTCCTCGAACGAATATGGGGATCCTCCGGAGAACTTCAGACCCGCACCGTGGACATGACGATCGCCAATCTCCGCCAGAAGATCGAACGAGATCCCTCCGAGCCAAAGATTCTCCTGACCGTCACCGGAGTCGGCTACGCGTGGGGGGGAGAAGAAGAGCGGTGAAGGTGTCCAAAAGAACGACGCTCGCGGCAGTCCTGATCGGAGTTGCCGTGCTTCTGCCGACCAGTGCGTGGTACGTAACGGGTTCGCGCGAAGCGGCGCGCCGTGCCGCAGCCCTCGAAGCACGCACACAGCTGGAGCGTCGTGAGGAGGTCGAACGTGAGGCGGCCCGGTTGGGCAGCCGTCTTGAGGCTCTTCGCGCTCAGGAGTCCGAACGCCCGTTTTTCCACTATCAGACCCTGTATCGGGATCCACGGGGAGCGGCGGAAGGGCTCGCCGTAACGCGGTCACCCCTGGCCTCGGGCGCCACCGACCCACTCGTTCTGGCGCATTTTCAGATTGATGAACACGGGCTCGTCACCCTTCCGACGGTCAGCGAGCGTTTTCCGGAGCTGTCGAGCGACGAGGATTTCGGCGCTTTTTGCACCCTTTTGGAGGAACTGCAGACCGCTGTCCTGATGGACGAAGGCGCTACGCCGGATACCGAGGTCGACGAGGAACGCGTTCTGACCCTGACCGGCTTCGAGTGGGAACAGATCGCACTTGCCGACGCGGTCTACGCGTCCATAACCGGGCGCCAGGAGGGTGATGCCGGACCCGCACCGGTGAACCCGGACCTCGGCCGCGTCGTAGTTCGCGTGCGGCCGCTCCGCTGGCACACGATGGTGCTCGGCAGCGGGCCCACTTTGGCCGCACTTCGCGACGTGCACACGCCGGCAGGTGTCGTCCTGCAGGGGTTCGCAGTGGCTAAGCCAGTGGTGGATCAGTGGCTCGGGTCCGGTTCTCTGCCGCTCCGGTTCACTCCCGGACCGCCACCCCCAGAAGACGAAATGTCGGCGCCTGTAGGATTCACCGGCTGGATCCTCGACCTCGATCATTCTGTGCTCACCACGCCGGCCTCCGCCGAGGCGCGGACCCTGAGAGCGCAGTTCC
The sequence above is a segment of the Acidobacteriota bacterium genome. Coding sequences within it:
- the hemW gene encoding radical SAM family heme chaperone HemW, which gives rise to MTSSAPENAGLYVHVPFCTSVCPYCDFAVTIAGEERREGWVEGVISEAEMYEEIGLTFDTLYFGGGTPSSLSPEQLSRVVDALDWHLDLVRGVEIFLEANPEDVNARSAAAWRRLGVDFVSLGVQSFDDTDLGVLGRRHSAQDAFRAVDELMGAGFSTVSIDLMYGLHGRSPEHWRAQLETAVGLGTDHLSCYQLTIHPKTLLGRRVARGTVKQLEDVRLERLFFLTHEVLTEAGFEGYEVSNFASSPEHRSKHNQKYWDHSPYLGLGPSAHSFAAGRRWWNRPRLRLWQKALATREAPVEDDERPSEEQLVLETLMLGFRTSEGVDLDRLADRYAVDLMAANTEVVDRLSDSGHLLVDGARLRPTLRGLAIADTLARSFVL
- a CDS encoding response regulator transcription factor encodes the protein MRVLIVEDEPALRQGLLDLLSAAGHEVAACEMGKDAIATGTGEAFDLVLLDLMLPDIDGVEVCRRLKRARPSLHILMLTARGSENDKVAGLEAGADDYLTKPFAVRELLARIDALGRRSAAIPADPEIIEADGCTMDLGRLVVDRGDNPASLTPREAGILRWLHRHRSRAVSRAELLERIWGSSGELQTRTVDMTIANLRQKIERDPSEPKILLTVTGVGYAWGGEEER
- a CDS encoding lipopolysaccharide kinase InaA family protein; this encodes MPADARSPYDAFDCGEFYGEVAPDRRPEDVGGEVARLTDPSCATETIHWGRNYIYAAEMNTPAGRLPVVVKQFKNQGLKSRLDRRIRGSKAERSWRVAKELVRVGLPTPEPILWVESAELEGPSFFIAERLNDAVEVRQFFRRLNHEPLAGEFPEVEDIDFLGRLGRLAREINDAGILYRDLSMGNILAVGEADDLDLYLIDFNRARTGRSPGVFRRTRDICRLPVLEREHRAAFLGGYWGEVPPRLSFRWWFYALSVNGFILKHAIKKRTTFLRLKRRHAHGGSHHAHIPAASEGVSSRDKAVWDHLSDQPHQHASRGEKFFIRLADSPDHLRDLGIVAASAAKVRRRYRKLKSALYERPTAFGGIGLALRPREPDLEAQLELIEALGVGPVLVRLHPWESEHVAEVRLAESLVGRGHEVSFVIPQNRDLVLDRARWRASVEEMGERFSRFGRCFQVGQAINRSKWGIWTHSEYVDLYLEAAEILHRIDGVQVMGPAVIDFEFQALIALLNRSTPGLHFDIVSSLLYVDRRGAPENCQMGLDTVDKVTLLRAIAETGRNSSDRCWITEVNWPLWEGPHSPAGKTVSVSEEVQADYLVRYFLLTLGTGLVERVFWWQLIARGYGLVSPESDGSLRRRPSWHALRTLIDQVEGSDFRGPLSAPEGTFLYHFSLDRELVVGWSVSAGARATLPRPASEAISRDGQPLPVPDGTSVKLGPSPIYYHLK
- a CDS encoding HAMP domain-containing histidine kinase; amino-acid sequence: MKVSKRTTLAAVLIGVAVLLPTSAWYVTGSREAARRAAALEARTQLERREEVEREAARLGSRLEALRAQESERPFFHYQTLYRDPRGAAEGLAVTRSPLASGATDPLVLAHFQIDEHGLVTLPTVSERFPELSSDEDFGAFCTLLEELQTAVLMDEGATPDTEVDEERVLTLTGFEWEQIALADAVYASITGRQEGDAGPAPVNPDLGRVVVRVRPLRWHTMVLGSGPTLAALRDVHTPAGVVLQGFAVAKPVVDQWLGSGSLPLRFTPGPPPPEDEMSAPVGFTGWILDLDHSVLTTPASAEARTLRAQFHRTFALTVGGIALAAVAVIMILFQTDRTARQRARFAAAAAHELKTPLASLQLHAEMLAEDLGEAENRTRYAATVSAEADRLGRVVTNMLDLTRLERSAPLVNPRAGDIAETVRAVFDRERSRLEDAGVTVRLDLQEDLPDALFDSDALRQILDNLLDNAEKHTRDSEDRSIEISVVAEDDQLRIEVADNGPGIPRSQRRSLFRPFDRAENAVGRPGLGLGLAVSRTFARAQGGDLELDGSPRQGATFVLTLPQA
- the lepA gene encoding translation elongation factor 4; its protein translation is MDNVRSFCIIAHIDHGKSTLADRLIQYCGAVEDREFRDQILDSMDIERERGITIKSNTVTLDYTARDGKAYKLNLIDTPGHVDFSHEVRRSLMSCEGALLLVDASQGVEAQTVANLYLALEHDLEMVPVINKIDLPAADVDRVREEIEEDLGLDADDAVLCSAKTGEGIEEVLEAIVQRLPPPSGNPSAPLQALIFDAQYDPYRGAVLLVRVMEGTLRPGQKILLMHADKTYTVEEVGLLKINKVATEELAAGMVGYVIAGVKAVSDIAIGDTITDADESAAEPLPGYKEAKPVVFSSIYPMSTDEYPDLTKALEKLKLNDAALTYEKDSSSALGFGFRCGFLGLLHLEVVQERLRREYDLSLILSAPSVRYRVTMTDGQELWVDNPSLYPDRGSIESSEEPYIKASVMMPERYVGPVMELCRERRGENTTFNYLAVGRVELTSEMPLAEVLFDFYDRLKSVTQGYGSFDYEMLDYRPTDLVKVDILVNGEPVDALAQLVHKEKARARALHYCERLADTIPKQQFKIAIQGAVGGDIIARKTINAYRKDVTAKCYGGDITRKRKLLEKQKKGKKRMKMVGSVEIPQSAFVAVLKTDRD